A genomic stretch from Coregonus clupeaformis isolate EN_2021a chromosome 23, ASM2061545v1, whole genome shotgun sequence includes:
- the LOC121536470 gene encoding neuronal membrane glycoprotein M6-b isoform X2: MGCFECCIKCLGGVPYASLVATILCFSGVALFCGCGHVALTGSLTILENHFSKVTSDHAMLTDVIQLMQYVIYGIASFFFLYGIILLAEGFYTTSAVKELHSEFKTTICGRCISGMFVFLTYILGIAWLAVFGFSAVPVFLFYNMWSTCVAMRSPVANLTNMDSICVDVRQYGIIPWNATPGKACGSALGDICNTSEFYLSYHLYIIACAGAGATVIALIHFLMILSANWAYLKDASHMHAYQDIKLKEELELHDVTSRSKECLNSYT, translated from the exons GTTGCTTCGAGTGCTGCATCAAGTGTCTGGGCGGGGTGCCGTATGCGTCGCTGGTGGCCACCATCCTGTGTTTCTCCGGCGTGGCCCTGTTCTGTGGCTGCGGCCATGTAGCCCTCACTGGCTCCCTTACCATCCTGGAGAACCACTTCTCCAAGGTCACCTCTGACCACGCCATGCTGACCGACGT AATACAGCTGATGCAGTACGTCATCTATGGCATCGcttccttcttcttcctctatGGGATCATCCTGCTGGCCGAGGGCTTCTACACCACCAGCGCTGTCAAGGAGCTGCACAGCGAGTTCAAGACCACCATCTGCGGACGCTGTATTAGTGGCATG TTTGTGTTCTTGACCTACATCCTGGGTATTGCCTGGCTGGCTGTGTTTGGTTTCTCCGCCGTGCCCGTCTTCCTCTTCTACAACATGTGGTCCACCTGCGTCGCCATGAGGTCACCTGTGGCTAACCTCACCAACATGGACTCCATCTGCGTGGACGTCCGTCAGTACG GCATCATCCCCTGGAATGCCACACCAGGCAAGGCTTGTGGGTCCGCACTAGGAGACATCTGTAATACCAGTGAG TTCTACCTGTCCTACCACCTGTATATCATAGCATGTGCTGGAGCCGGGGCCACTGTCATTGCTCTG ATCCACTTCCTCATGATTCTCTCAGCAAACTGGGCCTACCTAAAGGACGCCAGTCACATGCATGCCTACCAAGACATCAAACTGAAGGAAGAGCTGGAGCTGCATGACGTCACGTCTCGTTCAAAGGAATGTCTCAATTCCTACACATAA
- the LOC121536470 gene encoding neuronal membrane glycoprotein M6-b isoform X1, whose translation METTSEENREQSQEKKGCFECCIKCLGGVPYASLVATILCFSGVALFCGCGHVALTGSLTILENHFSKVTSDHAMLTDVIQLMQYVIYGIASFFFLYGIILLAEGFYTTSAVKELHSEFKTTICGRCISGMFVFLTYILGIAWLAVFGFSAVPVFLFYNMWSTCVAMRSPVANLTNMDSICVDVRQYGIIPWNATPGKACGSALGDICNTSEFYLSYHLYIIACAGAGATVIALIHFLMILSANWAYLKDASHMHAYQDIKLKEELELHDVTSRSKECLNSYT comes from the exons GTTGCTTCGAGTGCTGCATCAAGTGTCTGGGCGGGGTGCCGTATGCGTCGCTGGTGGCCACCATCCTGTGTTTCTCCGGCGTGGCCCTGTTCTGTGGCTGCGGCCATGTAGCCCTCACTGGCTCCCTTACCATCCTGGAGAACCACTTCTCCAAGGTCACCTCTGACCACGCCATGCTGACCGACGT AATACAGCTGATGCAGTACGTCATCTATGGCATCGcttccttcttcttcctctatGGGATCATCCTGCTGGCCGAGGGCTTCTACACCACCAGCGCTGTCAAGGAGCTGCACAGCGAGTTCAAGACCACCATCTGCGGACGCTGTATTAGTGGCATG TTTGTGTTCTTGACCTACATCCTGGGTATTGCCTGGCTGGCTGTGTTTGGTTTCTCCGCCGTGCCCGTCTTCCTCTTCTACAACATGTGGTCCACCTGCGTCGCCATGAGGTCACCTGTGGCTAACCTCACCAACATGGACTCCATCTGCGTGGACGTCCGTCAGTACG GCATCATCCCCTGGAATGCCACACCAGGCAAGGCTTGTGGGTCCGCACTAGGAGACATCTGTAATACCAGTGAG TTCTACCTGTCCTACCACCTGTATATCATAGCATGTGCTGGAGCCGGGGCCACTGTCATTGCTCTG ATCCACTTCCTCATGATTCTCTCAGCAAACTGGGCCTACCTAAAGGACGCCAGTCACATGCATGCCTACCAAGACATCAAACTGAAGGAAGAGCTGGAGCTGCATGACGTCACGTCTCGTTCAAAGGAATGTCTCAATTCCTACACATAA
- the LOC121536470 gene encoding neuronal membrane glycoprotein M6-b isoform X3: protein METTSEENREQSQEKKGCFECCIKCLGGVPYASLVATILCFSGVALFCGCGHVALTGSLTILENHFSKVTSDHAMLTDVIQLMQYVIYGIASFFFLYGIILLAEGFYTTSAVKELHSEFKTTICGRCISGMFVFLTYILGIAWLAVFGFSAVPVFLFYNMWSTCVAMRSPVANLTNMDSICVDVRQYGIIPWNATPGKACGSALGDICNTSEFYLSYHLYIIACAGAGATVIALLIYMMATTYNFAVLKFKSREDCCTKF, encoded by the exons GTTGCTTCGAGTGCTGCATCAAGTGTCTGGGCGGGGTGCCGTATGCGTCGCTGGTGGCCACCATCCTGTGTTTCTCCGGCGTGGCCCTGTTCTGTGGCTGCGGCCATGTAGCCCTCACTGGCTCCCTTACCATCCTGGAGAACCACTTCTCCAAGGTCACCTCTGACCACGCCATGCTGACCGACGT AATACAGCTGATGCAGTACGTCATCTATGGCATCGcttccttcttcttcctctatGGGATCATCCTGCTGGCCGAGGGCTTCTACACCACCAGCGCTGTCAAGGAGCTGCACAGCGAGTTCAAGACCACCATCTGCGGACGCTGTATTAGTGGCATG TTTGTGTTCTTGACCTACATCCTGGGTATTGCCTGGCTGGCTGTGTTTGGTTTCTCCGCCGTGCCCGTCTTCCTCTTCTACAACATGTGGTCCACCTGCGTCGCCATGAGGTCACCTGTGGCTAACCTCACCAACATGGACTCCATCTGCGTGGACGTCCGTCAGTACG GCATCATCCCCTGGAATGCCACACCAGGCAAGGCTTGTGGGTCCGCACTAGGAGACATCTGTAATACCAGTGAG TTCTACCTGTCCTACCACCTGTATATCATAGCATGTGCTGGAGCCGGGGCCACTGTCATTGCTCTG CTGATCTACATGATGGCTACCACTTATAACTTTGCCGTTTTGAAGTTTAAGAGTCGAGAAGACTGCTGCACTAAGTTTTAA